The Micropterus dolomieu isolate WLL.071019.BEF.003 ecotype Adirondacks linkage group LG14, ASM2129224v1, whole genome shotgun sequence DNA segment gacggtgtctgccccccgaccattgaaattatttaaaaaggtaaacagaagaggagctgtgcataaaaacctcataaaaattaaaaccacaagagcaatagtgcaaacgaataggagagttaaatgtggactcNNNNNNNNNNNNNNNNNNNNNNNNNNNNNNNNNNNNNNNNNNNNNNNNNNNNNNNNNNNNNNNNNNNNNNNNNNNNNNNNNNNNNNNNNNNNNNNNNNNNcacacttctctgctcctccatttcaggagttacttagtgaaaatcctatagtgacggtgtctgccccccgaccattgaaattatttaaaaaggtaaacagaagaggagctgtgcataaaaacctcataaaaattaaaaccacaagagcaatagtgcaaacgaataggagagttaaatgtggactcttaaacatcagatctctctcttctaaaggtgtactagtaaatgaactaatatcagattatgatattgatttattttgtcttactgaaacctggctgggtgatggagaatatgttagcctaaatgaatccacccctcccagtcatattaatactcacattcctcgaggcacaggccgaggaggtggagttgcagctatcttcgactctagcctactaatcagctctaaacctaaactaaactataactcatttgaaagtcttgttcttagtctttcgcaagttggaaatcactgcaaccaattctcttcgttatagtgtaccgagcacctggtccgtattctgaattcttatctgaatttgcagagtttttgtcaactttagtcgttaaaacggacaaagttattattgtaggggattttaatattcacgtggacgttgagaatgacagcttcagtactgcgtttatctcggTTAGATTCCactggcttctctcagagtgttcatgaaccgactcactgttttaaccacaccctcgacgaagtagaggagagaggagctcagtgcacacttcctgcaggttttctggctctggagctgtggagtctggatctgtggttgcgggtcacctgctgttcctgctcgacaccctctgctgcaacaactattgttactagtcctattattattgttattattatcattaacactactataaatatctgtaccatttttcatttagtctatagcaacatcacctttactgtctgtacctctgtgtggatattgtgtaggctgccctctctctctctctcgccctctctctctctctctcgccctctctctctctctctccctctctctctttctctctctctctctccttcaccctaacaggtggaggcagatggccgcccaccctgagtcatggttctgctcgaggtttctgcctcttaaaggaagtttttccttgcctctgtctcctagtgctgctcttggtgggaactgttgggcttctgtaaataacatcacagagttcggtctagacctgctctttatgaaaagcgctgtgagataactgttgttgtgatttggcgctatataaataaaatttaattgaattttgttttatttcatcgttacatttctttttgaaaACAGGAAGTAGTCCCACCTGGCTGACGGCACAGATTTCAGGCAGATTTATCTGCACGCGAGCGTCTGACTTGTTCTGTGTTTCTTCCAGGAGCTCGACTTGAAGCCGTGGAGccggtgacctctgacctccagcAGAAGGTGTCCAGCGCGGAGTTTCTTCTGCAGAGCGTGGCGTGGAAATACTTCATGTGCACGGCGTGCGGTAAATCCTTCACGTCCCAGAGCAACCTGAAGTCTCATTACCGCATCCACACGGGCGAGAAGCCGTTCTGCTGCAGCGACTGCGGCCGGGCGTTCCGTCAGAGGCAGAGTCTGCGCAGCCACATGCGGACGCACACCGGCGAGCGGCCGTACGAGTGTCCGCAGTGCGGCAAGTGTTTCTCCAAGCAGACGCAGCTCAAGACGCACGCCGTCATCCACACTGGAGAGAAGCCCTACGCCTGCGAGGTGTGCGGCCGCCGCTTCAACGTGCTGCAGAACCTGCACCGccacgcgcacacgcacaccGGCAAGAAGATCTTCGTCTGCGGCGTGTGTGGGAAAGGCTTCACCCGCGGCGTCACGCTGAAAACACACGAGCTCATCCACACCGGACAGAAACCCTTAAAATGTGAGCAGTGCCCTAAAACCTTCCGCCACGCCGTCAACCTCAAGAACCACCAGAGGATCCACAGCGGCGTGCGGCCGTTCAGCTGCGACCTCTGCGGGAAGAGCTTCCGCCAGTCGGTCAACCTGAAGATCCACCGGAGGACCCACACCGGCGAGCGTCCGTTCAGCTGCCAGGAGTGCGGCAAGACGTTCAGCCAGCAGAGCAGCCTGATCTCACACGGCCGCACGCACTCCAAGGAGCGCCCGTTCGCCTGCGGCTCCTGCGACAAGAAGTTCAACAACGCCAACAGCCTGAAGCTGCACCTGCGCGTCCACACCGGCGAGAAGCCATACACCTGCGACATCTGCGGCAAGACCTTCAGCCAGGGCAGCCACCTGAGGACGCATAAGAGGCACGTGCACGCCGGCGGCAAGCAGTAC contains these protein-coding regions:
- the si:ch211-207i20.2 gene encoding zinc finger protein OZF encodes the protein MSPPLHTRLAAVMESLVHAAVAELQKLVREDRQPRTAEEPPPPGGAQADSRDKMVLFAAVMETLGNEALGKILNIVDEAQLLGELESRRGGKRPQTSVLNVLSSARVEVEHSYGIRLESSDAHRSAQTKLEEEGSENPFVLAVTVKDEHGNIDLGAIAERARLEAVEPVTSDLQQKVSSAEFLLQSVAWKYFMCTACGKSFTSQSNLKSHYRIHTGEKPFCCSDCGRAFRQRQSLRSHMRTHTGERPYECPQCGKCFSKQTQLKTHAVIHTGEKPYACEVCGRRFNVLQNLHRHAHTHTGKKIFVCGVCGKGFTRGVTLKTHELIHTGQKPLKCEQCPKTFRHAVNLKNHQRIHSGVRPFSCDLCGKSFRQSVNLKIHRRTHTGERPFSCQECGKTFSQQSSLISHGRTHSKERPFACGSCDKKFNNANSLKLHLRVHTGEKPYTCDICGKTFSQGSHLRTHKRHVHAGGKQYICDKCGKRYSDQRNLKLHKCGYA